One window from the genome of Lentibacillus daqui encodes:
- a CDS encoding CamS family sex pheromone protein has product MLWYVRDLTFEDQGVEMVKKLCVVLLCSLLLLASCAPRMNDDEEVVQKKNETANKEKSIVPSYQLSEETYRMILPYKTSAVRGVILDQMGNRLDIDEMEEGLRRQSKTVYDPKKYYYQEGQYLDEETVYDLIDGLNPDKDPKDKKGKKEREKYFRDHPRYLSHILEQNYLTKNDKNAAKLEGISIGLALKSVYKFQAEEGGPYHYEKISKDEMMKQGEEMAQKVLKKLRGIDELKDVPVLIALYREGEEGSPVPGNYVAKTAVKAGKSTIDDWDNIKEEHVLFPDDKSADKYFDDNKLIEDFGKEIQDFFPNYVGVIGDGFYIDGDLKKLTLEIPIEFYGKGEVIGFTQYAYGLIKEMFPDYYDIEVKITANNEVESVIYRSAGDDDPTVHIFD; this is encoded by the coding sequence ATGCTATGGTATGTGCGGGATCTTACGTTTGAGGATCAGGGAGTGGAAATGGTGAAGAAATTATGTGTAGTTCTCCTATGTTCGCTATTATTATTGGCGAGCTGTGCACCAAGGATGAATGATGATGAGGAAGTCGTGCAAAAAAAGAATGAAACAGCCAATAAGGAAAAATCAATTGTGCCCAGTTATCAATTATCAGAAGAAACCTATCGGATGATCCTTCCTTATAAAACAAGTGCGGTCAGGGGAGTTATCCTTGATCAAATGGGAAACCGCCTGGATATAGATGAAATGGAAGAAGGATTAAGACGACAATCCAAAACCGTATACGATCCGAAAAAATATTATTACCAGGAAGGGCAGTATTTGGATGAGGAAACAGTTTACGATTTGATTGATGGCTTGAACCCGGATAAGGATCCAAAAGATAAAAAAGGGAAAAAAGAGAGGGAAAAATATTTTCGTGATCATCCACGATATTTATCCCATATTCTGGAGCAAAATTATTTGACCAAGAATGATAAGAATGCTGCAAAATTGGAAGGAATATCGATTGGGCTTGCCCTTAAGTCGGTTTACAAGTTTCAGGCAGAAGAAGGCGGTCCGTATCATTACGAGAAGATTAGTAAAGATGAAATGATGAAACAAGGAGAAGAAATGGCGCAAAAGGTGCTAAAGAAACTCCGTGGCATCGATGAATTAAAGGATGTGCCAGTTTTAATTGCTTTGTATCGTGAAGGAGAAGAAGGTTCGCCAGTTCCGGGAAACTATGTAGCCAAAACAGCGGTAAAAGCCGGGAAATCGACCATTGATGATTGGGACAATATCAAGGAAGAGCATGTACTATTCCCAGACGATAAATCGGCGGACAAGTATTTTGACGATAACAAGTTAATTGAGGATTTTGGCAAGGAAATTCAAGATTTCTTCCCCAACTATGTCGGTGTGATCGGTGATGGTTTCTATATTGATGGGGACTTGAAAAAACTTACTTTGGAAATCCCGATTGAATTCTACGGAAAAGGGGAAGTCATTGGATTTACACAATACGCTTATGGACTGATCAAGGAAATGTTTCCGGATTACTATGATATAGAAGTGAAAATCACCGCCAATAATGAAGTGGAAAGTGTGATTTACCGCAGTGCCGGGGACGATGATCCAACTGTTCATATTTTTGATTAG
- a CDS encoding helix-turn-helix domain-containing protein, producing MEIGSYIKLHRIKQEMTQAELAEGIVSFAYLSKIENGKTEASPEIISLLCSRLGIQLDNEKEMTIKEKCQEWFSRLYEVSDREEIVRRYNELEELMEDTHSENLVMFEIHKIRYFLILGDYETALTQMNSLADLFSTFDNLHQFYWYKFKGNYNSIVGEFIQAMRMYELAEEKLNQLELSEEEVADLQYTISVTHSKLRNTLESIEYANKALDVFQKKYNFMRCAQCHILLGISYRRLMMYEKAIKNYNLASHLGKLSENNQLIQLTNQNLGSLYSTKGETSKAIKFYSKIMNDEQLAIEERLAAITCLIREYYNIDDYDKARDCVKLSLNLMENAVNIEQYKLFYYITYTYYYALENDREEFEDLVINKFIPYLEKHKDYANLVTYAELMGKHYEQLRRYKEATKFYKQANLAYEQFTII from the coding sequence ATGGAAATAGGATCATACATCAAATTACACCGTATCAAACAGGAAATGACCCAGGCGGAGCTAGCAGAAGGAATTGTATCCTTTGCCTACTTATCCAAGATTGAAAACGGTAAAACAGAGGCAAGTCCGGAAATCATTAGTCTTTTATGCTCACGTCTTGGCATACAGCTGGATAACGAAAAGGAAATGACCATCAAGGAAAAATGCCAGGAGTGGTTCAGTCGCCTGTACGAGGTCAGTGATAGAGAAGAAATTGTTCGCCGGTATAATGAACTAGAGGAGCTAATGGAAGATACACATTCCGAGAATCTGGTCATGTTCGAGATACATAAGATACGTTACTTCCTTATTCTAGGTGATTACGAAACGGCACTGACACAAATGAATAGTCTGGCAGATTTATTTAGCACATTTGATAACCTGCATCAATTTTATTGGTATAAGTTTAAAGGAAACTACAATTCAATTGTAGGGGAATTTATTCAAGCGATGCGAATGTATGAACTTGCAGAAGAAAAGCTGAACCAACTGGAATTGTCAGAAGAGGAAGTTGCCGACTTGCAGTATACGATTTCGGTAACACATAGTAAGTTGCGAAATACGCTTGAATCAATTGAATATGCAAATAAGGCATTGGATGTATTCCAAAAAAAATATAATTTTATGAGATGTGCACAGTGCCATATTTTGTTGGGCATTTCTTATCGGCGACTGATGATGTATGAGAAAGCGATTAAGAATTACAATTTGGCATCACACTTAGGAAAATTAAGTGAAAATAATCAACTGATTCAATTAACAAACCAAAATCTGGGAAGTTTATACTCAACTAAAGGTGAAACAAGTAAAGCAATCAAGTTCTATAGTAAAATAATGAATGATGAGCAATTAGCTATAGAAGAAAGACTAGCTGCCATCACATGTTTAATTAGGGAATATTACAATATTGATGATTACGATAAGGCGAGGGATTGTGTTAAATTAAGTCTGAACTTGATGGAGAATGCTGTTAATATTGAGCAGTATAAATTATTTTATTATATAACTTATACCTATTATTATGCACTTGAGAATGATAGGGAGGAATTTGAAGATTTAGTGATTAATAAGTTTATTCCATATTTGGAGAAACATAAAGACTATGCAAACCTTGTCACCTACGCAGAACTTATGGGCAAACATTATGAACAGTTACGCAGGTACAAGGAAGCAACCAAATTTTATAAGCAAGCTAATTTAGCTTATGAACAATTTACGATTATTTAA
- the gatC gene encoding Asp-tRNA(Asn)/Glu-tRNA(Gln) amidotransferase subunit GatC: protein MADISMDQVKHVANLARLAITDEEAKMFTKQLSSILEYAEQLNELDTTGVEPMTHVLDLKNVLRKDEPKEWITQEDALKNAPDTKGDYFRVPSILE from the coding sequence ATGGCGGATATTTCAATGGATCAGGTGAAACATGTTGCCAATCTGGCGCGACTTGCGATAACCGATGAAGAAGCTAAAATGTTTACGAAACAACTGAGCTCGATTCTGGAATATGCAGAGCAATTAAATGAACTGGATACGACAGGTGTAGAGCCAATGACACACGTACTGGATTTGAAAAATGTCCTGCGTAAAGACGAACCAAAAGAATGGATTACCCAGGAAGATGCACTGAAAAACGCACCAGATACAAAAGGTGATTATTTCCGTGTGCCATCGATCCTGGAGTAG
- the gatA gene encoding Asp-tRNA(Asn)/Glu-tRNA(Gln) amidotransferase subunit GatA produces the protein MSLFDNSIKELEVKLHNKEVSVTELVDTSYKRIAEVDDQVQAFLTLDEENARNEAKALDNETPDFAKHPLFGMPAGIKDNIVSKALRTTCASQFLRNFDDPLYNATVIEKLNDAKSVKIGKLNMDEFAMGSSNENSSFTPTRNPWNTDYVPGGSSGGSAAAVASGEVFYALGSDTGGSIRQPASFCGVVGLKPTYGRVSRFGLVAFASSFDQIGPITRNVADNARVLEVISGQDKMDATSANVEVPAFTEGLTGDVKGLKIAVPKEYLGEGVSEEVRKSVMDALAVYESLGAQWEEVSLPHTKYAVATYYLLASSEASANLARFDGVRYGVRSENAKDMLDMFKLSRSEGFGDEVKRRIMLGTYALSSGYYDAFYKKAQKVRTLIKQDFDHVFESYDVVIGPTTPTPAFKVGENIDDPLTMYTNDILTIPVNLAGVPAISVPCGMSENGLPYGLQIIGKYFDENTVYRTAHAFEQATDYHTKRPELGGVSK, from the coding sequence ATGTCATTGTTTGATAACAGTATCAAAGAACTGGAAGTGAAATTACATAATAAAGAAGTTTCCGTAACAGAGTTGGTGGATACGTCCTATAAACGAATCGCGGAAGTGGATGACCAGGTACAGGCATTTTTAACATTGGACGAAGAGAATGCCCGTAATGAAGCAAAGGCGTTAGACAATGAAACACCGGATTTTGCGAAACATCCATTGTTCGGGATGCCTGCCGGGATTAAAGATAATATTGTATCCAAGGCACTGCGGACGACCTGTGCCAGTCAATTCCTGAGAAACTTTGACGATCCGCTATACAATGCAACGGTCATTGAGAAATTGAATGACGCGAAATCGGTGAAGATCGGAAAATTAAACATGGACGAGTTTGCTATGGGTTCCTCGAATGAAAATTCAAGTTTTACCCCGACACGCAACCCATGGAATACCGACTATGTACCAGGTGGTTCCAGTGGCGGGTCTGCGGCTGCGGTTGCTTCTGGTGAAGTTTTTTATGCTTTAGGGTCTGATACAGGTGGATCAATTCGCCAGCCTGCATCCTTTTGCGGGGTTGTTGGATTAAAACCAACCTATGGCCGGGTATCACGCTTTGGCTTAGTAGCGTTTGCTTCTTCCTTTGACCAAATTGGCCCAATTACCCGGAATGTGGCCGATAATGCTCGGGTATTAGAGGTTATCTCCGGTCAGGATAAAATGGATGCCACTAGTGCCAATGTCGAAGTGCCTGCATTTACAGAAGGGTTAACCGGTGATGTAAAAGGACTAAAGATTGCCGTTCCAAAAGAATATCTTGGTGAAGGTGTATCTGAAGAAGTTCGTAAATCGGTAATGGATGCGCTTGCTGTCTATGAATCATTAGGTGCTCAGTGGGAAGAAGTTTCCTTGCCACATACAAAATACGCGGTTGCAACATACTACCTGCTTGCTTCATCCGAGGCGTCTGCTAACCTGGCACGATTTGATGGTGTACGTTATGGTGTTCGTTCGGAAAATGCCAAAGATATGCTGGACATGTTTAAACTATCCCGTAGTGAAGGCTTTGGTGATGAGGTGAAACGCCGGATTATGCTGGGAACGTATGCATTATCGTCCGGCTATTACGATGCATTTTATAAGAAAGCGCAAAAGGTACGTACATTAATTAAACAAGATTTTGATCACGTATTTGAAAGTTATGATGTTGTTATCGGACCAACAACCCCAACACCGGCATTTAAAGTTGGCGAAAATATCGATGATCCTTTGACTATGTATACCAACGATATTTTAACCATTCCTGTTAACCTTGCTGGTGTTCCCGCGATTTCTGTACCTTGTGGTATGTCGGAAAACGGATTGCCATATGGCTTGCAAATCATTGGCAAATACTTTGATGAAAACACGGTATACCGAACTGCACATGCTTTTGAGCAAGCAACCGATTATCATACGAAGCGTCCGGAGCTAGGGGGTGTGAGCAAATGA
- the gatB gene encoding Asp-tRNA(Asn)/Glu-tRNA(Gln) amidotransferase subunit GatB, with protein MNFETIIGLEVHVELKTDSKIFSPSPNAFGAKPNSNISPIDLAYPGVLPVLNEEAVNFAMKAAMALNCEIATDTKFDRKNYFYPDNPKAYQISQFDKPIGEHGWVEIEVGGKKKRIGITRLHLEEDAGKLTHGDDGYSLVDFNRQGTPLIEIVSEPDMRSPEEAYAYLEKLKSIIQYTGVSDCKMEEGSLRCDANLSIRPIGQEAFGVKTELKNLNSFAYVQKGLEFEEKRQQKVLLSGGEILQETRRFDEKTKETILMRVKEGSDDYRYFPEPDLVPLYIDEAWKERIRQQIPELPDKRKARFINELELSEYDAANLTSSKEMADFFEATVASGADVKQASNWLMGEVSGYMNKHLKELHDLALTPQSLGKMIQLIEDGTISSKIAKKVFAELVDKGGDPEKIVKEKGLVQISDEGQLRDIITPILDANEQSIIDYKNGKDRALGFLVGQVMKQTKGQANPPMVNKILKEEMDKR; from the coding sequence ATGAATTTTGAAACAATCATTGGACTCGAAGTACACGTAGAATTAAAAACAGACTCAAAAATTTTCAGTCCCAGCCCGAATGCTTTTGGGGCCAAGCCGAATTCCAATATTAGCCCAATTGATTTGGCCTATCCTGGGGTTTTGCCGGTATTAAACGAAGAAGCTGTCAATTTTGCGATGAAAGCGGCAATGGCATTGAATTGCGAAATTGCGACAGATACGAAATTTGACCGAAAAAACTACTTTTATCCGGACAACCCAAAAGCTTATCAGATTTCCCAGTTTGATAAACCGATTGGGGAACATGGCTGGGTGGAAATTGAAGTCGGCGGGAAAAAGAAGCGGATCGGTATCACTCGCTTACACTTGGAGGAAGATGCTGGTAAACTAACCCATGGTGACGATGGTTACTCACTTGTGGACTTTAACCGCCAAGGCACACCGTTGATCGAAATCGTGTCTGAACCTGATATGCGTTCACCGGAAGAGGCCTATGCATATTTGGAAAAATTGAAAAGCATTATTCAATATACCGGTGTTTCCGATTGTAAAATGGAAGAAGGTTCATTAAGGTGTGACGCGAACTTGTCGATCCGGCCAATTGGACAAGAAGCATTCGGGGTGAAAACCGAGTTGAAAAACTTGAACTCCTTCGCCTATGTTCAAAAAGGGCTGGAATTTGAAGAAAAGCGTCAGCAAAAAGTGTTACTTTCTGGTGGAGAGATTTTACAGGAAACCCGTCGTTTTGATGAAAAAACGAAAGAAACCATTTTAATGCGGGTCAAGGAAGGCTCGGATGACTACCGATACTTCCCGGAACCAGATCTCGTGCCATTATACATTGATGAGGCATGGAAAGAGCGGATCCGTCAGCAAATCCCGGAACTTCCGGATAAGCGAAAAGCACGGTTTATCAATGAATTGGAGCTATCGGAATACGATGCAGCGAATTTGACCAGCTCTAAAGAAATGGCTGACTTTTTTGAAGCAACGGTTGCAAGTGGCGCTGACGTGAAACAGGCATCCAACTGGTTAATGGGCGAAGTATCCGGATACATGAACAAGCATCTGAAGGAGCTGCATGATTTGGCACTTACCCCACAATCACTCGGTAAAATGATTCAGTTAATTGAAGATGGCACCATTTCTTCTAAAATCGCCAAAAAAGTATTTGCCGAATTAGTGGATAAAGGTGGCGATCCCGAGAAGATTGTCAAAGAGAAAGGGCTTGTACAGATTTCCGATGAGGGACAACTCCGTGATATCATTACGCCGATACTGGATGCCAATGAACAATCGATTATTGATTACAAAAATGGTAAAGATCGGGCATTAGGATTCCTGGTTGGCCAAGTTATGAAACAAACAAAAGGACAGGCAAATCCGCCAATGGTCAATAAGATTTTAAAAGAGGAAATGGATAAACGGTAA
- a CDS encoding diacylglycerol kinase — translation MKRARIIYNPTSGREAFKKELAKVLERFEIAGYEASAHATTGEGDAIEAAKTAVDRGYDVVVAAGGDGTVNEVVNGLAEQDYRPKLGIIPVGTTNDFARALGIPRNIMKAVDIILNDRSLPLDIGKVNERYFVNIAGGGKLTELTYEVPSKLKTMLGQLAYYMKGMEMLPSVKPTSVRIEYDDEVLEDEIMLFLVSNTNSVGGFEKLAPDAKMDDGYFDLLILKKTNLAEFIHIATLALRGAHLDHKNLIYTQAKYIKVENVEKMQLNIDGEFGGLLPGEFRNLKQHIELFVSDEFAEKND, via the coding sequence ATGAAACGAGCCAGGATCATTTATAATCCGACATCGGGGCGAGAAGCGTTTAAAAAAGAACTGGCAAAGGTGTTAGAACGATTCGAAATAGCCGGATATGAAGCATCGGCCCATGCGACTACAGGTGAAGGCGACGCAATCGAGGCAGCAAAAACAGCGGTAGACAGAGGATATGATGTCGTTGTTGCAGCAGGGGGAGATGGAACCGTCAATGAAGTTGTAAACGGGCTTGCTGAACAGGATTACCGTCCCAAACTTGGAATTATACCTGTAGGGACGACAAATGACTTCGCCCGTGCATTAGGTATTCCCCGCAATATCATGAAGGCTGTTGATATTATATTAAACGATCGTTCACTGCCACTTGATATTGGTAAGGTCAATGAACGTTATTTTGTCAATATTGCCGGTGGTGGCAAGCTGACGGAATTAACCTATGAAGTGCCAAGTAAATTAAAAACGATGCTCGGACAGCTGGCTTATTATATGAAAGGGATGGAGATGCTTCCATCAGTAAAGCCAACAAGCGTTCGGATTGAATATGATGATGAAGTATTAGAAGACGAAATTATGCTGTTTTTGGTATCCAATACCAATTCAGTTGGCGGTTTTGAAAAGTTGGCGCCGGATGCCAAAATGGATGATGGCTATTTTGATTTGTTGATTTTGAAAAAGACAAATCTGGCTGAATTTATCCATATTGCAACACTCGCACTAAGGGGAGCCCACTTGGATCACAAGAACTTGATTTATACACAGGCAAAGTATATTAAAGTAGAGAACGTTGAAAAAATGCAATTGAATATTGACGGCGAATTTGGCGGGTTATTACCCGGTGAGTTTAGAAATTTAAAACAGCATATTGAATTATTTGTGTCCGATGAATTTGCGGAGAAAAATGACTGA
- the rlmD gene encoding 23S rRNA (uracil(1939)-C(5))-methyltransferase RlmD has translation MAKQTAPVKKNETVTLTFEDLTHEGSGVGKIDGYPLFVPNALPGEKATIKVIKVNKNFGFGKLLELIKESPDRVEPVCDVHCNGCGLQHMSYRLQLEMKQNQVKNVMKKIAHLKHVPIHPIIGMDDPLHYRNKVQIPVGEKDGKLITGFYQKRSHRIIENTETCVTHNVVINDVVKSVRSIADRLGISAYNEEKHTGVLRHIMVRTGQATNEMMVVLVTKTEELPKQDVLVRELTETYPNLKSIMQNVNDKQTNVIMGKKTKLLWGEKYIHDRIGDLTFAISAKSFYQVNPVQTKTLYDKALAYAQIGTKDIVIDAYCGIGTISLFLAEQAKKVYGVEVVPEAIDDAKKNAKLNGITNAEFFVGEAEKVMPWWKMQGLDPDVIVVDPPRKGCDEELLKAMIDMQPKRIVYVSCNPSTLARDLRVLENGGYETKEVQPVDMFPMTEHVECVALLTRVDE, from the coding sequence ATGGCGAAACAGACAGCACCTGTGAAAAAGAATGAGACAGTCACCTTAACATTTGAAGATTTGACCCATGAAGGAAGTGGCGTGGGCAAAATTGATGGATATCCGTTATTTGTACCAAACGCGTTACCAGGGGAAAAGGCCACAATAAAAGTAATCAAAGTAAATAAGAATTTCGGGTTCGGCAAATTACTGGAATTGATCAAAGAAAGTCCGGATCGGGTTGAACCTGTATGTGACGTCCACTGTAATGGCTGTGGCCTGCAACATATGAGCTATCGATTGCAGCTGGAGATGAAGCAAAATCAGGTGAAGAACGTGATGAAAAAGATTGCTCATCTGAAGCATGTGCCGATCCATCCGATTATTGGCATGGATGATCCGCTGCACTACCGGAATAAAGTGCAAATTCCAGTGGGAGAAAAGGATGGCAAACTGATTACTGGATTTTATCAAAAACGCAGCCATCGTATTATTGAAAATACGGAAACATGTGTCACTCATAACGTGGTGATTAATGATGTGGTCAAGTCTGTCAGAAGTATCGCTGATCGGCTCGGTATTTCAGCGTATAATGAGGAAAAACATACGGGTGTATTGCGACATATTATGGTACGAACAGGACAAGCAACGAATGAAATGATGGTTGTGCTGGTAACAAAGACAGAAGAACTGCCGAAGCAAGACGTACTTGTAAGGGAGTTAACCGAGACCTACCCGAACTTGAAATCAATCATGCAAAATGTGAATGATAAGCAGACCAATGTCATTATGGGCAAAAAAACGAAACTCCTGTGGGGCGAGAAATATATTCATGATCGGATTGGTGACCTGACATTTGCCATCTCCGCAAAATCATTTTATCAGGTAAATCCGGTACAAACCAAGACATTATATGATAAAGCATTGGCATACGCGCAAATTGGTACCAAGGATATCGTTATTGATGCCTATTGCGGGATTGGTACCATCTCCTTATTTTTAGCCGAACAGGCGAAGAAAGTATATGGGGTAGAAGTAGTACCTGAGGCGATTGATGATGCCAAGAAAAATGCCAAGTTGAACGGTATAACCAATGCGGAATTTTTTGTCGGAGAAGCGGAAAAAGTCATGCCTTGGTGGAAAATGCAAGGACTGGACCCGGACGTGATTGTAGTCGATCCGCCGCGCAAAGGCTGTGATGAGGAACTATTGAAGGCGATGATCGATATGCAGCCGAAACGGATTGTGTATGTGTCATGTAATCCTAGTACTTTGGCAAGAGATTTGCGTGTATTGGAAAATGGTGGATATGAGACAAAGGAAGTGCAGCCGGTCGATATGTTTCCGATGACGGAGCATGTGGAGTGTGTGGCGTTGTTAACACGGGTTGACGAATAA
- a CDS encoding VOC family protein, whose product MINGVEFDFVVKDSKTALAQYKSIFDVEVVEETNFKTGNNEAVFTIYGTRFHMLDENPEYQLFAPKEGETQSFWFNVVVPNIQETYEKAMAAHATEIQPVTRMEEMGISNAMFSDSYGYVWMLHEIHREVSFEERVDILSKDFE is encoded by the coding sequence ATGATTAACGGAGTGGAATTTGATTTTGTTGTAAAAGATAGCAAAACCGCTTTGGCGCAGTACAAGTCTATTTTTGATGTAGAAGTAGTAGAAGAAACAAATTTTAAAACAGGGAATAATGAAGCAGTATTCACAATTTACGGTACGCGTTTTCATATGCTTGATGAAAATCCTGAATATCAATTATTTGCTCCGAAAGAAGGGGAGACGCAATCATTTTGGTTCAATGTCGTGGTTCCAAACATTCAAGAAACATATGAAAAAGCAATGGCCGCTCATGCAACAGAAATTCAGCCTGTCACAAGAATGGAGGAAATGGGCATTTCAAACGCCATGTTTTCTGATAGTTACGGGTATGTATGGATGTTACATGAAATTCACCGCGAAGTATCTTTTGAAGAGCGCGTTGACATTTTAAGTAAAGATTTTGAATAA
- a CDS encoding Uma2 family endonuclease: MTLPKKDRKYTYADYLSWPEDTRTEIIDGTPYLLTAPSRTHQKVLSELHRQLANFLVGKDCEVYPAPFHVVLDIGEQSEDVENAENIFEPDITIVCDTSKLDDAGCKGTPDMLVEIISPSTARRDKIMKFNKYEQAGVKEYWIVEPKEKIVSVFMLQENRRYGRPDLYSDQEEVEVGILDGCIIDLKMVLSE, encoded by the coding sequence GTGACATTACCCAAAAAGGATCGAAAATATACGTATGCTGATTATTTGTCGTGGCCAGAGGATACAAGAACGGAGATTATTGATGGTACCCCCTATTTACTTACAGCACCATCAAGAACTCATCAAAAGGTGCTGTCGGAATTACATCGTCAACTTGCCAATTTCTTAGTTGGAAAAGACTGTGAGGTCTATCCTGCACCTTTCCATGTCGTATTGGACATTGGCGAACAATCCGAGGATGTAGAAAACGCGGAAAATATTTTTGAACCGGACATTACGATTGTTTGCGACACATCTAAATTGGATGATGCAGGGTGTAAAGGGACACCGGATATGCTTGTGGAGATTATTTCTCCGTCTACAGCCAGACGTGATAAAATAATGAAATTTAATAAATATGAACAAGCAGGTGTGAAGGAATATTGGATTGTTGAACCGAAGGAAAAAATTGTTAGTGTGTTTATGCTTCAAGAAAACAGGCGCTACGGCCGACCGGATTTATATTCAGATCAGGAAGAGGTAGAAGTAGGCATTTTAGATGGCTGTATCATTGATTTGAAAATGGTGTTGTCTGAATAA
- a CDS encoding DMT family transporter codes for MKQGTINLLLVITIICISLSAILVKLSDAPSTIMVMYRMFLACVLIFPMVFKYRKSFLKINRKEWIAIVFAGIFLAGHFGLWFESLNHTTVASSTLILALQPAIALVGGLIFFKEKLDIRTVVAMGIAFIGVVIVGGGNLGSGSGVLLGNILSFLAVVSVVLYLMIGQRNVKSINHWVYSFLVFLVAGFTVAVFNLIGGIQFTGYSANDWLVFLMLAIFPTGAHIIFNLLLNYVNTTTVSMSTLGEPVGASVLAIILLNEMLTPVEMVGGVLIIVGIFYFLRLQGGSKQPIPKQHSKSAETG; via the coding sequence TTGAAACAAGGAACCATTAACCTGCTATTAGTTATCACAATTATCTGCATATCCTTATCAGCAATACTTGTGAAATTGTCCGATGCACCTTCTACCATTATGGTGATGTATCGGATGTTTTTAGCATGTGTATTAATTTTTCCTATGGTTTTTAAATATCGAAAATCATTTTTAAAAATAAACAGAAAAGAGTGGATAGCCATTGTATTTGCCGGAATTTTTCTGGCAGGTCATTTTGGATTGTGGTTTGAGTCATTAAATCATACGACAGTGGCAAGCTCTACTTTAATTTTAGCGCTGCAGCCTGCAATTGCTTTAGTTGGCGGTCTGATTTTCTTTAAAGAAAAATTAGATATACGTACAGTGGTAGCGATGGGGATTGCTTTTATAGGTGTTGTTATTGTTGGCGGAGGAAATTTAGGCAGTGGAAGCGGCGTTTTATTAGGAAATATTTTATCCTTTCTTGCTGTTGTATCTGTTGTGCTTTATTTAATGATCGGCCAACGAAATGTAAAGTCAATTAATCACTGGGTATACAGCTTTTTAGTTTTTTTAGTGGCTGGTTTCACCGTTGCTGTATTTAATCTTATTGGTGGAATACAATTTACTGGCTATAGTGCAAATGATTGGCTAGTCTTTTTAATGCTCGCTATTTTCCCAACGGGCGCACATATTATTTTTAATTTGTTACTAAACTATGTTAATACGACAACAGTATCTATGAGCACGCTGGGAGAACCGGTCGGTGCTTCAGTTTTAGCAATTATCCTTTTAAATGAGATGCTGACACCAGTAGAAATGGTTGGCGGTGTTTTAATTATAGTGGGTATCTTCTACTTTTTAAGATTACAGGGAGGCTCAAAACAACCTATCCCAAAACAGCATTCTAAATCAGCAGAGACGGGCTAA